In the genome of Synechococcus sp. CB0101, the window GCCATAGGCGATGCCGATCGGCAACACCGGCACCTGCAGGCCATGGGCCGAGGCCAGCAAGGCCAGGCGCGCGAGCCCCTGCATCAGCCGGATCGGGCCGGGCTCGCGCATGATCCGCCCCTCCGGAAACACCACCAGCTGCTGGCCGGCCTCGAGCAGATCCACGGCAAAGCGCAGGCTGGCGGTCTGGGGCTTGAGTTGATTCACCGGGAAGCAGCCCAGCCGGTGCAGAAACCACCCCTGCAGGCCCTTCATCTCATCGAGGGTGACCATGAAGCGGCAGTCGCGGCCGCTCACGCGGCGGCCCGCCGCATAGGGGAGCATCAACGCATCCCAACGGGCGCGGTGCGTGGGCGCCATCAGCACCGGACCGCTGTGGGGCAGATGCTCACCGCCAAGCACTTTGAGCGAGCGGAAAAAGCCCTTGAGGGCCACATCCTGGGTGAGCAGCATCGCCAGGGGCGACAGCCAGGGGCTGATGCCGTTGCACAGGCTCTGCTCGCGCTTGCTCAGCTGACTGGACGCCGTCGCCACCCTTCTGCGGCCTCAACGGCCATCCCGAAAGACTCAACGTAGTGGTGGTGTTGCAGCTCTACAGCGCGGGGCAGGCACTTCACCCTGCGGTCCTGCGGCGGCAGCATCCGGCCCATCCATAGGATCCGGCCAGACGCCCCTGATGCCATGGCCAGCCTTGGCGTGAACATCGATCACATCGCCAACGTGCGCCAGGCCCGCCGCACCGTGGAGCCCGATCCGGTGAGCTACGCCCTGCTGGCGGAACTGGGCGGTGCCGATGGCATCACCGTGCACCTGCGCGAAGACCGCCGCCACATTCACGACCGCGATGTGGAGCTGCTGCGCCAGGTGGTGCGCAGCCGCCTCAACCTGGAGATGGCCGCCACGCCTGAGATGGAGGCGATTGCCCTGCGCATCAAGCCCGACATGGTGACCCTTGTGCCCGAAAAGCGCGAAGAGGTCACCACCGAAGGCGGTCTGGATGTCGCCGGCCAGCTGGAACCGCTTCAGGGCCTGGTGGGGCGCCTGCAGGAGGCCGGCATCGGCGTGAGTTTGTTTGTGGATGCCGAGCCCACGCAGCTCGAGGCCTGCCGCGCCGCGGGCGCCCGTTGGGTGGAGCTGCACACGGGCACCTACGCCGAAGCCGATTGGCAGCAGCAACCCCTCGAGCTGGCCCGCCTCACCGAAGGCAGCTTCATCGCCCGCAGCCTGGGGCTGCGCGTGAACGCTGGCCATGGCCTCACGTATCAAAACGTGGAGCCTGTGGCGGCGATCGAGGGGATGGAGGAGCTCAACATCGGCCACACGATCGTGGCCCGCGCCCTGGCGGTGGGCCTGGAGGAGGCGGTGCGGCAGATGAAGGCTTTAGTTCAGAATCCCCGCGGGGAACCCCTGTTCGGCAGCACCAGTTCATGACCCAGTACCACTTCGTGGCCGCCAGCGAGACCTTCCTCACCGTGGAGGAGCCCCTCGATGAGGTGCTGCGCGAGCGGGTGCGCAACTACGGCGAACAGGGCAAGGAGATCGACTTCTGGCTGGTGAAGCGCCCCGCCTTCCTGCAGGCACCGGAGCTCAAAGCCATCGCGGATCAGGTGCCCCAGCCCGCTGCGGCCGTGGTGTCCACCGACGCGAAGTTCATCGAATTCATGAAGCTGCGCCTGGAGTTCGTGGCCAAGGGCAGCTTCGAAGCCCCCAGCACCTCCATCCCCGACGCCCTGGCCAGCGCGGCCTGATCGGGCCATCACTCGGTCACTGAACGGGCCTCAAGAGAAACCCCTGATTCTGTACAAACCGTACAGAATCAGGGGTTTTGTGGTCTACGCGTTGTGGCGGCGCCGGCTCACCGGATCGGCGCTGCGGCCTCAGAACAGCCCCAGAAACTTCTTGCGCGGTTGCTCGCCATCCGCCGCGGCCTCGGTGCGGCCCTGGTCGCCGTCTTGCTGGTAACGGGGCTTGGCGTCGCCGATGGTGAGCAGGGCTTCTTTGTTCTTCCACCAAATCCAATCGCGGATGGGCGGGGTGCGGGTCAGTTCGGCGCGGGTGAGGCCCAGGCCAAGCTTGCGGGAGGCATCGAGCAGCACCTCCACCATCTGATCGCCGTTGCTGCAATTCGCCAGCGCTTCATTGGTGCGCTTGGCACCATCGAGCGCCTTCACCAGGATCGAAACCCGTTGCCCCACCGAGAGCGTGCGCGGATCAATGGGCTGGCTGTCCATCAGCGCTGGCGTGGTTGCGGGCAGGTTAACGGCGTTGCAGGGATGACAGAACTGCCACCCAGGAGCAAAAATGGGGCCAACGCGCCGTCTGTATGACGTCCCCCCAGCGCCGCCCCCATCACTGGGTGATCGGTGACGTTCATGGCTGCGCCGACGCGCTGGAGCAGCTGCTCCTGAAGCTTCCGGCAGGCGATCGGCTGATCTTCTGCGGCGATGCGATCAACCGCGGCCCGGGCATCGCGGCGAGCATGGAGCGCATCTGGGGCCTGGTGGAATCGGGCCGGGCGGTGTGGCTGCGGGGCAACCACGAACAAGACCTGATCAACGGGCTGCAAAGCGTGAACTGGCAAGCCGAGCGGCGCCTCGCTGGCTGCGACACCTACCGCCAGCTCGGCGACAGCCGCTCCCGCCAGTGGCTCGAGCGCTTGCAACATCTGCCCCTGGCCTACTGGGGCGAGGGCTGGGTGGCCACCCACGCCGGCTTCGACCCCAGCACCTGGCAGCCCGATCTGCGGGTGCGCCTCGATTTCTGGCAGAACTACGACGGCCGCTTCGGCGATGTGGTGATCGGCCACACCCCTGGCCCCCACGTGCGCCGGCTTCACCACATCGTGATGGTGGACACGGGCGCCTGCTACGGCGGCGACCTCAGCGCTTACTGCCCCGAAACCCAGGCTGTGATTGCCGTTCCCGGCCTGCGGGCCGAACAGGCAAGCCCCATGCCCGGCTTCCGCGGCCGTTCACCCGAGCCGGCAGCCGCCCTGGGCTGAGCCTTGCTCACGCTGTATCGCAGCAATCGCGCTGAACTGCTGGCCCAGGTGTTGGCCGCCCAGCTGCGGCTTGAGCCGCCCGGCCCGCTTGAGCAGATCCAGGTGGTGGTGAACACCTGGCCCACCAGCCGCTGGCTGGGGGAGCAGATCGCCACGGGCAATGGCGCCGGCATCGCCGCCAACCTGCGCTTTCCCTTCCCCACCAGCCAGTTGCGGCAGGTGGTGGATCAATGGCTCGGCAGCAGTCCTGCCCCCGGCCCCGACCCCTGGCGCGCCCAAAACCTGGTGTGGCCTTTGCTGGAGCTCTTGCCGCCGCTGCTCGAGCAACCCGAGGCGGCCCCCTTGCAGCGCTGGTTGCAGCAACGCCAGGGCCACAGCCAGTTGCGCCAGCTGGATCGCCCCCTCTGGCAGCTGGCCCGGGCCATCGCTGATGCCATCGATGATTACGGCCTCTACCGCCCCGCCATGCTCGAGGCCTGGCTGCAGGGCCAGGCCGTGGATAGCCGCGGCCAACCGCTCCCGCCGGAGCTGCTCTGGCAACCGCTGCTGGTGCAGCGCCTGGCGGAAGCCCTTCCCGGTGAAGCCTTCGGCTTGCGGGCTCTCGCGCTGATCCGCCGGCTGCAGCAGGGCTGGAGGCCCGACAGCACCAACCCTCAGCCGCTGCGCCTGTTTGGCCTGAGCAGCCTGGCGCCGGTGCAGGTGGAGCTGCTCCAGGCGATCTCGGCCTGCCAGGCGGTGGAGCTCTACCTGCTCACCCCCTGCCGCGACCTTTGGCAGCGGCGCGACGCCGCCGGCAGCCGCGATCCCCTCAGCAGCGATTGGCTCCTGGAGGTGCCCGGCCTGGAGGCGCGCTTCGGGCGGCTGGGGGCTGAGTTTCAACAGCTGCTCGAGGGCAGTGGCGAAAACCAG includes:
- a CDS encoding 1-acyl-sn-glycerol-3-phosphate acyltransferase, whose translation is MATASSQLSKREQSLCNGISPWLSPLAMLLTQDVALKGFFRSLKVLGGEHLPHSGPVLMAPTHRARWDALMLPYAAGRRVSGRDCRFMVTLDEMKGLQGWFLHRLGCFPVNQLKPQTASLRFAVDLLEAGQQLVVFPEGRIMREPGPIRLMQGLARLALLASAHGLQVPVLPIGIAYGRAIPRFGDRAALAFGEPLFVEGHGREAAKRFSDQLAAAMAAAERQALEAVGRSAAEGGFATPVEFSNV
- a CDS encoding pyridoxine 5'-phosphate synthase → MASLGVNIDHIANVRQARRTVEPDPVSYALLAELGGADGITVHLREDRRHIHDRDVELLRQVVRSRLNLEMAATPEMEAIALRIKPDMVTLVPEKREEVTTEGGLDVAGQLEPLQGLVGRLQEAGIGVSLFVDAEPTQLEACRAAGARWVELHTGTYAEADWQQQPLELARLTEGSFIARSLGLRVNAGHGLTYQNVEPVAAIEGMEELNIGHTIVARALAVGLEEAVRQMKALVQNPRGEPLFGSTSS
- a CDS encoding MgPME-cyclase complex family protein, which produces MTQYHFVAASETFLTVEEPLDEVLRERVRNYGEQGKEIDFWLVKRPAFLQAPELKAIADQVPQPAAAVVSTDAKFIEFMKLRLEFVAKGSFEAPSTSIPDALASAA
- a CDS encoding metallophosphoesterase; protein product: MTSPQRRPHHWVIGDVHGCADALEQLLLKLPAGDRLIFCGDAINRGPGIAASMERIWGLVESGRAVWLRGNHEQDLINGLQSVNWQAERRLAGCDTYRQLGDSRSRQWLERLQHLPLAYWGEGWVATHAGFDPSTWQPDLRVRLDFWQNYDGRFGDVVIGHTPGPHVRRLHHIVMVDTGACYGGDLSAYCPETQAVIAVPGLRAEQASPMPGFRGRSPEPAAALG